The following proteins are co-located in the Triticum aestivum cultivar Chinese Spring chromosome 1A, IWGSC CS RefSeq v2.1, whole genome shotgun sequence genome:
- the LOC123066744 gene encoding general transcription factor 3C polypeptide 5, protein MVSSSPAPTGAAVPESPSTITDGAVSGALPRTEALAVHYPGYPSSPARATHTLGGLPAIAKVRSSDPGSRLELRFRPEDPDCHPTFGEPRASTGLLLRLSRPKGGSAPPRAEVVARVRTAYHFDGMADFQHVVPVHAAQVRKRKRLDCPNVKDDLGTDKAGGLDTDDGDVMMLVPPLFAIKDNPTNIALLPSTNALSKSMQRGVVRHRWEMDIEPTLALPFNIQAVPKKVNWEDHIPRNSSEWNSQMAVCKLFDERPVWPRQSLYERLIDDGVHVSTSQFKSLLFKAGYYFSTGPFGKFWIKKEYDPRKDPESRIYQRIDFRMPPELRNLQTKRHNGSEKWSEMCKLERMPSKSFIFLQLFELKDDFIQAEIRKPSHQSTCSHSTGWFSKPMIKSLRLQLCIRFLSLCPNEDAKTLLRSSHQLLERSKKQEAICRSEQLKERKDVDEEAPAEHVGSEDQMDTNNSDSEDADDEEEEDKEESDGYDSPAMAEDVPDFALHESYTLGEGFSTGYLEEVLRSFPLNEDGQNKSGDALNNGEASDGEFEIFEQPSDDEEYSDG, encoded by the exons ATGGTCTCCTCCAGCCCCGCCCCCACGGGGGCGGCGGTGCCCGAGTCACCGTCCACCATCACGGACGGAGCCGTCAGCGGCGCACTCCCGCGGACGGAGGCCTTGGCCGTGCACTACCCCGGATACCCCTCCTCTCCCGCTCGCGCCACCCATACCCTCGGCGGCCTCCCCGCTATCGCCAAG GTCCGGAGTTCCGACCCCGGCTCCCGCCTCGAGCTCCGCTTCCGCCCGGAGGACCCCGATTGCCACCCGACCTTCGGCGAGCCCCGCGCCTCCACCGGCCTGCTCCTCCGCCTCTCAAGGCCCAAGGGAGGCTCCGCGCCACCGCGTGCTGAGGTGGTGGCGCGCGTCCGGACCGCCTACCATTTCGATG GCATGGCAGATTTTCAGCATGTCGTCCCAGTTCATGCTGCTCAAGTGAGAAAAAGAAAACGGTTAGATTGTCCCAATGTTAAAGATGATTTGGGCACTG ATAAGGCAGGAGGTCTAGACACGGATGATGGAGATGTCATGATGTTGGTACCACCGCTCTTCGCAATAAAGGATAATCCAACAAACATAGC GCTTCTACCATCGACCAATGCACTATCCAAGAGCATGCAAAGGGGAGTTGTGCGGCATCGGTGGGAG ATGGATATTGAACCAACCCTTGCACTTCCTTTCAACATTCAAG CTGTCCCCAAGAAGGTTAACTGGGAAGACCACATACCAAGGAATTCGTCAGAGTGGAATTCGCAGATGGCTGTGTGCAAATTATTTGACGAGCGTCCTGTGTGGCCAAGACAGTCACTTTATGAACGTTTGattgatgatggtgtgcatgtgtCAACAAGCCAGTTCAAAAG CCTTTTGTTTAAAGCTGGATACTACTTCTCTACTGGACCCTTTGGTAAATTCTGGATCAAAAAAGAATATGATCCTCGTAAAGATCCTGAGTCACGAAT ATATCAGCGAATTGATTTTCGCATGCCTCCTGAGCTAAGGAATCTTCAAACGAAAAGGCACAATGG ATCTGAGAAGTGGTCAGAGATGTGCAAGCTTGAAAGGATGCCATCGAAAAGTTTCATCTTCCTGCAATTATTTGAACTGAAAGATGACTTCATTCAAGCCGAAATTAGAAAACCTTCTCATCAATCAACTTGCTCA CATTCGACAGGTTGGTTTTCTAAGCCAATGATTAAAAGTTTGAGGTTACAACTATGCATAAGGTTCCTCTCATTATGTCCTAATGAAGATGCCAAAACCCTTTTGAGAAGTTCCCATCAACTTCTTGAAAGGTCCAAAAAGCAGGAAGCTATTTGCAGATCTGAGCAACTGAAGGAAAGAAAAGATGTTGATGAAG AAGCTCCTGCTGAACATGTTGGATCTGAGGATCAGATGGACACTAACAACTCTGATAGTGaagatgctgatgacgaggaagaggaagataaaGAGGAATCAGATGGTTATGATTCTCCAGCCATG GCCGAGGATGTTCCTGATTTCGCCTTACATGAGTCCT ACACACTTGGAGAAGGCTTCTCCACTGGATACCTTGAGGAGGTTTTGCGCAGCTTTCCACTGAATGAAGATGGCCAGAATAAATCAGGTGATGCCCTTAATAATGGTGAAGCAAGTGATGGGGAGTTTGAAATTTTCGAACAGCCTAGTGACGATGAAGAATATTCCGATGGTTAG